CGGATTCGCAGCGCATCATGCTGAGCAGAGCGCGAATCTCGGTGGGGTGATGCGCATAGTCGGCGATCACCTGCAGGGTTCCCTCGCGGTGAATCACATCCTGCCGGCGGCAAATGCCGGGAAAGCTCGACAGCGGATTTTCCGGGACGGTCCCGGCGATCAGCCGGCACGCCTGCAGCGCGGCGTTGGCGTTATCGAGATTGAAGTTGATACCGGGCGCCTCAAAGCGGATCACCTCGGCCTTGATCTCCTCGTCGAAGGGAAACGCCTCGGGGAGCAGCACCCGCTCACTCGTACGGGCAAAAAGTCGTGCGAAGGCCGCCCGCAGGTCGGCCTCGGTGCGGTAGCGATCCGCGTGGTCCCAGTCGAGATTGACAACCACGGTGACGGCTGGGTCAAAGCCCTCAATCGTCCCGTCGCTCTCATCCACCTCGGCCACCAGCCAGGGTGAGCTGGCCGAGTAGTGGGCAGGCGACAGCGTCCCGCCGCCATTAAACAGTCCGCCCAGCACATAGCTAAAGTCGAACCCCACGCTGCGCAGCATATCGATCAGCATACCAGTCGTCGTGGTCTTGCCGTGGCTACCAGCGATCGCGACCAGCTTCTTACCCGCAGCCAGCCGGGCCAGAAGCTCGCCACGGCGCAGGCATGTTGCCTTCCCTTCTGCGACGGATTGCGCCAACAGCGGGTGCGCCAGGTCAACCGCGCTGGAGCGCACGATCAACGGCTTCGAGCCCGGAGCGGGCGTATTGGAAATTTCGATACCGTGCGCCTCCAACAGTTCGCGCACCGGGGCCTTCAGATTATCATCCCAACCGCGCACCCGACAGCCGGCCTGCGCCAGACAGATCGCCAGCGGGGCCATGCCCATGCCACCGATACCCAGCAGGAACACCTCCTCGGGGAGTGCCGTATGCGGTTGTTCGGGTGCCGTCATCATGCGTGCTTGTGCTGAGCTGCGACACTCTCAAGATCGCTGACCATCAGCTCGATGGGGTTAATGCGGTCAAGACGCGCCAGATTATCGCGAATTTTGTTCAGCAGCCAGTCGTTGAAAATCGTATCGACGACCTCGTCCGTCAGGCGGCTGATGTCCTGCTGCTCGACGACGATCGTCCCGCCCTGCTGTTCGAAGAAATGGGCGTTGGCGCGCTGGTGGTCGTCCGCGGCATAGGGAAAGGGGACGATAATCGAGGGCACATGGCAGCGGATAAACTCTGCGATACTCCCCGCCCCCGCTCTGGAAACGACGAGGTCAGCCGCGCTAAGCACCTCCGCCATGCGGTCGCAGAAGGGTACGAAATAGCAGCGGGCCACCTGCCCGTCTTCGAGCTTGTGCTCCACCGTCCCCTGCGAGCCATTACGAAGACCGGTCAGGCAGTAGACGCTGATATTTTCCTGGGCGAGGCGCTCGAAGTTTTCCGTCACCCATTTATTCAGAGCGACAGCGCCCTGGCTGCCCCCAAAGACGAGGAGCAGCTTACCGGAGACCTGGATGCCGAGCTTCTGCCGGGCCACATCCTGCGGCAGGCGGCGGATCTCCCGGCGCACCGGGTAGCCCGAGTGGCGGACGGTCTGCGGCGGCAGGCTCTTGAGTTGGGTCCCCTCTGGCAGGTAAATACGTTGGGCCATGCCACTGAGCATGCGGATGGCGCGCCCGGCCCGGCGATTGGCCTCGTGCAGGACGATCGGATAGCCGAGGAGAAAACCTGCCAGCACCAAGCCCACGCTGAGAAAGCCCCCGAAACCCACGATGGCCGCCGGTTTATGCTTACGGATCAGGCGCAGGGCGAAAAGGAACGCGCGAGTCTGCTCCCACTGGAAACGCAGGAAGCCGAGCGGCTTCCAGGACATGCCGCAACCCGGCGAGCGCACGAAGTTCAGGTTCGGGTAGCTGTTCACCAGCCGCGAATCCACGTCCTTTTTGCTGATAATCAGACAGCATTCGTGCCCGGCCTCACTCAGCCCTTCGGCTAACGCGATCCCCGGTGCAAGATGCCCGCCCGTTCCGCCACATGAGATCAGGAACAGGCTCATAGATGTCGTGGCCGCTTCAGGGCCGGTTTTTGCCAGTGACGGAAACAGTTTAAAATCAGCCCGACCAGGATGAACATCACCACGAGGTTAGAACCCCCGTAGCTGATAAAGGGCAGGGACATGCCCTTCGTCGGAAGCAGGCCGGTCACGACCCCCATATTGATGAGGGCCTGAAAAGTCAGGAACCACAGGGCTCCACACACCAGCAGGAACTGGTACATATTCGGCGCACGGCGCAGGCTCCACACTCCGCACAGAAAGACCGTCAGGAACAAGGCCACCACGGTTGCTGTGGTGATAAAGCCCAGCTCCTCGCCGATCACGGGAAACACAAAGTCCGTGTGCGACTCGGGCAGATAGGAAAGTTGCTGGCGGCCATTACCGAGGCCGACACCGTCCACCCCCCCCGCTCCGAAAGCCAGGATCCCCTGCCAGAGCTGGTAGGCGCTGTCGGACTTGTTCGCCTCCACATCGAGAAACGACGTCACGCGGCGCAGCCGGATCGGGTCCAGATAGACGGCCACGCCAAAGAGCATGAGCGCCATCAGACCACTGGGGATCAGGAAAAGCAGACGCGTCCCGGCGACGAAGAGCATACACAGGCCGACGATGCCACACAGCGCCGTCGTCCCAAAGTCCGGCTCCAGCATGATCAGCCCGCAGAGCAGCCCCAAGCCGGTACATGGCAGGACAAATCCCCACCAGAAGCTCTGTATCCGCCGCTGGTTCTGCGCCAGGAAGTGCGCCATCCCGAAGATCAGGGCCAGCTTACCCAGGTCCGAGACCTGCAGGCGCATCATGCCCAGATCCAGCCAGCGGCTCGCACCGTTCACTTTTACACCGATGCCCGGCACCAATACCGCCACCAGCAGGAGCAGCACCGCCCCGACGAAGACCCATGTCCCCTTGCGGACGGTATCCAGGTTCAGAAATGCGGTAAAAATCCCGGCCAGCAGCGCAAGAGCCAGCCAGAGACTTTGCCGTTGGAAGTAGAAGTACGGATTAGAGCTGAGCGACTTGCCGGCGCTGGAGAGTACCACCAGCCCGAGAAAAGTGAGCACTGCCACGCAGAGCGTCAGCACACTGCCGGCGCTCACCACTCGGATATTTGTCGCTCGCGGTTTCAGATCCGTAATTCAAAGGGGGTTCTTAATTCGTGCTCTGGACCTCGGCGGCAGGGATGTCATCGAGGTTTTCCAACAGGAGGGCATCCGCATTGTACTCCTCGATCACAGCAGGCTGCGAGGGAGCGACTTGAGGAGCCGGGGCGGGGGCCGGAACAGCGGCCGCCGGAGAAGATGGTGCACGCGGTGCGGGCGTGGGAGCCGGAGCGCTCGGGGCCGGGTTACCGCCGACACCGGGGATGACCAGGGTCTGGCCGGCACGCAGGCTGCGCGGGTCGCTGATACCGTTGGCGGTCATCAGGGCCGAGACCTTCACGTCGTAGCGCTTGGCGATGGCGCCCAGCGTATCACCCTTTTTCACCAGGTAGCTACCCTCGGGCACGGAAGCCGAGCTGGAGGAAGCAGAAGGAGCCGAGTAGCTCGCGCCACCGGCGGGGATCAGGAGCTCCTGCCCCACATAGATCGTGTTCGAGCTCAGGTTGTTGGCGCTCTTGATGGCGTTGACCGTGGTGCCGTTACGCTTGGCCAGCGTGGAGAGATTGTCACCGGGCTTAACCTTGTAGGTCTTGGCCGCGACATCAGCCGAAGCGGCTGCCCCGCCACTGAGGTCGTTCATCGGAGGCTCGAAAGACGCCGCACTCGATCCCGGGATGACCAGTACCTGGCCCACCTGGAGGACGGATTTGCGGTTCAGGCCGTTGGCATCCATCAGCTCGGAGAGGGTCAGGTCGTTGGCACGCGCGATGGTGGTGAGGTTGTCACCCTTCTTCACGATATAGGTCGAAGAAGCTGCGGTCGCAGGCGCACCGGACGCGTCGACCGGCTCAAGCACGGCGACCTCCTCGGTCCCCTCGATCACTTCGGCGGGCTGCTGCTGGTTCAGATTCCAGCTCGGGCGCGTCGGCTCATAGCGCGGACGGGTGACCTGAGTGGTGGATT
This genomic interval from Ruficoccus sp. ZRK36 contains the following:
- a CDS encoding UDP-N-acetylglucosamine--N-acetylmuramyl-(pentapeptide) pyrophosphoryl-undecaprenol N-acetylglucosamine transferase, translating into MSLFLISCGGTGGHLAPGIALAEGLSEAGHECCLIISKKDVDSRLVNSYPNLNFVRSPGCGMSWKPLGFLRFQWEQTRAFLFALRLIRKHKPAAIVGFGGFLSVGLVLAGFLLGYPIVLHEANRRAGRAIRMLSGMAQRIYLPEGTQLKSLPPQTVRHSGYPVRREIRRLPQDVARQKLGIQVSGKLLLVFGGSQGAVALNKWVTENFERLAQENISVYCLTGLRNGSQGTVEHKLEDGQVARCYFVPFCDRMAEVLSAADLVVSRAGAGSIAEFIRCHVPSIIVPFPYAADDHQRANAHFFEQQGGTIVVEQQDISRLTDEVVDTIFNDWLLNKIRDNLARLDRINPIELMVSDLESVAAQHKHA
- the ftsW gene encoding putative lipid II flippase FtsW, with translation MSAGSVLTLCVAVLTFLGLVVLSSAGKSLSSNPYFYFQRQSLWLALALLAGIFTAFLNLDTVRKGTWVFVGAVLLLLVAVLVPGIGVKVNGASRWLDLGMMRLQVSDLGKLALIFGMAHFLAQNQRRIQSFWWGFVLPCTGLGLLCGLIMLEPDFGTTALCGIVGLCMLFVAGTRLLFLIPSGLMALMLFGVAVYLDPIRLRRVTSFLDVEANKSDSAYQLWQGILAFGAGGVDGVGLGNGRQQLSYLPESHTDFVFPVIGEELGFITTATVVALFLTVFLCGVWSLRRAPNMYQFLLVCGALWFLTFQALINMGVVTGLLPTKGMSLPFISYGGSNLVVMFILVGLILNCFRHWQKPALKRPRHL
- a CDS encoding LysM peptidoglycan-binding domain-containing protein, coding for MRKNWRKVVMKISQIFLCVIGLHLAVIAFLFATPGCNSGPEPETTGSEGVVGPPEETVVSEANENYRQEQYTVGGTPIKSESTTQVTRPRYEPTRPSWNLNQQQPAEVIEGTEEVAVLEPVDASGAPATAASSTYIVKKGDNLTTIARANDLTLSELMDANGLNRKSVLQVGQVLVIPGSSAASFEPPMNDLSGGAAASADVAAKTYKVKPGDNLSTLAKRNGTTVNAIKSANNLSSNTIYVGQELLIPAGGASYSAPSASSSSASVPEGSYLVKKGDTLGAIAKRYDVKVSALMTANGISDPRSLRAGQTLVIPGVGGNPAPSAPAPTPAPRAPSSPAAAVPAPAPAPQVAPSQPAVIEEYNADALLLENLDDIPAAEVQSTN